In a genomic window of Magnolia sinica isolate HGM2019 chromosome 16, MsV1, whole genome shotgun sequence:
- the LOC131229333 gene encoding probable mannitol dehydrogenase, whose protein sequence is MSKSPEEEHPQKAFGWAARDSSGVLSPFKFSRRANGDDDVTLKILYCGICHSDLHAVKNEWGNSVYPLLPGHEIVGIVTEVGSKVSKFNVGDKAGVGCMVGSCKSCSSCEQGSENYCPKMILTYNSTYHDGTMTYGGYSDFLVVNQNFVIHFPESLPLDGAAPLLCAGITVYSPMRYYGLSEPGKHLGVAGLGGLGHVAVKFAKAFGLKVTVISTSPNKEKEAIERLGADSFLVSRDPAQMQAAMGTMDGIIDTVSAVHPILPLIGLLKTNGKLVMLGAPEKPLELPVFPLLFGRKAVAGSVIGGIKETQEMIDFAAKHNITADIEVIQMDYVNTAMERLAKADVRYRFVIDVGNTLKSP, encoded by the exons atgtCGAAATCTCCAGAGGAAGAACACCCTCAGAAGGCGTTTGGGTGGGCTGCAAGAGACTCTTCTGGAGTCCTCTCCCCTTTCAAATTCTCTAGAAG GGCCAATGGCGACGATGATGTCACGCTCAAGATTCTCTACTGCGGAATCTGCCATTCGGATCTTCACGCTGTTAAAAACGAATGGGGAAATTCCGTCTACCCCTTGCTCCCAGG GCATGAGATCGTGGGTATAGTGACCGAAGTGGGGTCCAAGGTATCAAAATTCAACGTTGGAGATAAGGCGGGCGTCGGGTGCATGGTTGGATCCTGCAAATCATGCTCCAGCTGCGAGCAAGGCTCGGAGAACTACTGTCCCAAGATGATCCTCACCTACAATTCCACGTACCACGATGGCACTATGACGTACGGTGGATACTCCGATTTTCTGGTGGTCAATCAGAACTTTGTGATCCACTTCCCTGAGAGCTTGCCACTTGATGGGGCCGCGCCGCTATTGTGCGCCGGTATTACAGTGTACAGTCCAATGAGGTATTACGGGCTCAGTGAGCCAGGCAAGCATCTAGGAGTGGCTGGGCTCGGTGGACTCGGTCATGTAGCAGTTAAGTTTGCCAAGGCCTTTGGGTTGAAGGTCACTGTAATCAGTACATCCCCCAACAAGGAGAAGGAAGCAATCGAACGACTCGGTGCTGACTCATTCCTGGTCAGCCGTGACCCGGCACAGATGCAG GCTGCCATGGGCACCATGGATGGTATCATCGATACGGTCTCGGCGGTCCACCCGATCCTGCCGTTGATAGGCCTGCTGAAGACTAATGGGAAGCTGGTTATGTTGGGTGCACCAGAGAAGCCTCTTGAGCTACCGGTATTCCCACTGCTTTTCG GGAGGAAGGCCGTGGCAGGAAGTGTCATTGGAGGAATCAAAGAGACCCAAGAGATGATTGACTTTGCCGCCAAGCACAACATCACAGCGGACATTGAAGTTATTCAGATGGACTACGTGAACACGGCCATGGAGCGGCTTGCGAAGGCGGACGTACGATACCGGTTCGTCATCGATGTGGGGAATACCTTGAAATCTCCGTGA